One genomic window of Acidobacteriota bacterium includes the following:
- a CDS encoding glycosyltransferase family 39 protein: MAKEGKTLSKVWNNHLLIFFLIFVFFSLTYFGFRILLPKRLPNHLVAGDGIMYYIYLPSLIFDRDLDLSNNYLDFDDTIGWGLLKVPRTGYPPSPFAFGPALLAAPFFLLGYLLFLLFSPFLPQGSPYFPRLFLEGGYCLASIFYSFLAAIIIYRFLNRYFPKKISFYSTLGIWLGTNALYYSLASPSYSHMTSLFVSSLFLSYWDKTRGKRKAREWAVLGLLGGLASMVRWQNSLFLAIPLVESLILYSQLLKRRKLKEVGKLFLNHLLFLLFLVLAFSPHSLVWKAIYDKYLLIPQNEFRPYTSGFIYFLKPAFHRLLFSRRHGLITWTPLYGLALLGFLLVPRKRRTLSLYLLLGLSLQLYLASAVCEWWAGEAFGARRLISSGLIFAFGIASFYKRLEERYSFNWVRRITYFFLLYNGLFFIQYWAFLKGYVHMDVYPGFKQLVIDKFIIPFRLLSRL; this comes from the coding sequence ATGGCTAAGGAAGGGAAAACCCTGAGCAAAGTGTGGAATAACCACCTCCTCATTTTCTTCCTCATCTTCGTCTTCTTCAGCCTCACCTATTTTGGCTTCCGCATCCTCCTCCCAAAGAGACTTCCTAACCACTTAGTAGCAGGGGATGGGATAATGTACTACATCTACCTCCCCTCTCTCATCTTCGATCGTGATCTCGACTTAAGCAATAACTACCTCGATTTCGACGACACCATCGGCTGGGGGCTCCTTAAGGTACCCCGCACCGGGTACCCCCCCAGTCCATTCGCCTTCGGTCCAGCACTTCTCGCAGCTCCCTTTTTCCTCTTAGGCTATCTGCTCTTCCTCCTTTTTTCTCCCTTCCTTCCTCAAGGAAGCCCTTACTTCCCCCGTCTTTTCCTCGAGGGGGGCTACTGCCTCGCCAGCATATTCTACTCCTTCCTCGCTGCCATCATCATCTACCGCTTCCTCAACCGCTACTTCCCAAAGAAGATATCCTTCTACTCTACCCTGGGAATCTGGCTGGGAACGAACGCCCTTTACTACTCCTTAGCCTCCCCTTCCTATTCCCATATGACTTCGCTTTTCGTAAGCTCCCTTTTCCTCTCTTACTGGGATAAAACAAGAGGAAAACGGAAGGCAAGGGAATGGGCAGTACTTGGATTGCTTGGGGGACTCGCCTCTATGGTGCGGTGGCAGAATTCCCTTTTCCTCGCCATCCCTTTGGTCGAGTCCTTGATACTCTACTCCCAGCTCCTCAAAAGGAGGAAGCTAAAAGAGGTAGGAAAGCTTTTCCTGAATCATCTGCTATTCCTCCTCTTCCTCGTCCTCGCTTTCTCCCCTCATTCCCTCGTCTGGAAAGCGATATATGATAAATATCTCCTCATCCCTCAGAACGAATTTCGCCCTTACACATCGGGGTTCATCTATTTCCTTAAACCCGCCTTTCACAGACTCCTCTTTTCTCGTCGTCACGGGCTCATCACCTGGACTCCGCTTTATGGACTTGCTCTCCTCGGCTTCCTCCTCGTACCCAGAAAGAGGAGAACCTTATCGCTCTATCTCCTTCTCGGACTTTCCCTTCAGCTTTATCTCGCAAGCGCCGTTTGCGAATGGTGGGCAGGAGAAGCCTTTGGGGCAAGGAGGTTAATCTCCTCCGGCCTCATCTTCGCCTTTGGCATCGCTTCATTCTATAAAAGGCTTGAGGAGCGATACTCATTCAACTGGGTCAGGAGGATAACCTACTTCTTCCTTCTCTATAACGGGCTCTTCTTTATCCAATACTGGGCGTTCCTGAAGGGATATGTCCATATGGATGTATATCCGGGGTTCAAACAGCTCGTCATCGATAAGTTCATCATCCCCTTCCGTCTCCTTAGCCGGTTGTAA